Proteins encoded in a region of the Polynucleobacter antarcticus genome:
- a CDS encoding STAS domain-containing protein, translating into MPFLLPVAVTQENASHLEIEGLRNVVALGLVDCSQLHDFDSTVLTVLLAWQKKLQAVGQQMSVLNAPEKLKVLAGVYGVAELLGLS; encoded by the coding sequence ATGCCTTTTTTACTTCCTGTCGCAGTGACACAAGAGAATGCATCGCACTTAGAGATAGAGGGGCTACGTAATGTAGTCGCATTAGGATTAGTAGATTGCTCACAATTACATGACTTTGACTCTACCGTCCTAACAGTACTACTCGCATGGCAGAAAAAACTTCAGGCAGTTGGTCAGCAGATGTCTGTATTGAATGCGCCTGAGAAATTAAAAGTTCTAGCTGGTGTATATGGCGTGGCCGAGTTGCTAGGCCTGTCATAG
- the mlaE gene encoding lipid asymmetry maintenance ABC transporter permease subunit MlaE: MNIISKALDLFGDLGFFIRRNLTSLGLAARMFAAVIMRSAFLLKRPRLVSDQILFLGNHSFVIIAVSGLFVGFVLGLQGYYTLNRYGSEQALGLLVALSLTRELGPVITALLFAGRAGTSLTAEIGLMKAGEQLSAMEMMAVDPLSRVIAPRLWAGIIAMPILATIFTAVGVIGGYFVGVPLIGVDSGAFWSQMQGGVDLFSDIGNGLIKSLVFGVAVTFIALYQGYEAKPTPEGVSQATTRTVVISSLSVLALDFLLTAMMFSN; this comes from the coding sequence CTAGTCTTGGCTTAGCTGCACGGATGTTTGCAGCAGTGATCATGCGTTCCGCATTTTTATTAAAACGCCCACGTTTAGTGTCTGATCAAATTCTGTTTTTAGGAAATCATTCCTTTGTCATCATTGCGGTGTCTGGTTTATTCGTAGGTTTCGTTTTGGGCTTGCAGGGTTATTACACCCTCAATCGTTATGGCTCTGAGCAGGCCTTAGGCTTATTAGTCGCACTTTCTCTCACCCGAGAATTGGGCCCCGTCATTACTGCTTTGCTATTTGCAGGGCGTGCTGGTACTTCACTCACTGCTGAAATTGGTTTGATGAAAGCGGGTGAGCAATTGAGTGCCATGGAGATGATGGCCGTAGATCCTTTGAGTCGTGTGATTGCGCCACGCCTTTGGGCTGGGATCATAGCCATGCCTATTTTGGCGACCATCTTTACTGCTGTGGGTGTCATCGGCGGTTACTTTGTCGGGGTTCCTCTGATTGGAGTGGATTCTGGTGCTTTCTGGTCACAAATGCAGGGTGGGGTTGATCTTTTTTCTGACATTGGCAATGGTTTGATTAAAAGTTTGGTTTTTGGTGTTGCGGTCACCTTTATTGCCCTTTATCAGGGTTATGAAGCTAAACCTACGCCTGAGGGTGTATCCCAAGCCACTACTCGGACTGTGGTGATCTCTTCTTTATCGGTTTTAGCATTAGATTTCTTGCTGACCGCCATGATGTTCTCGAATTAG
- a CDS encoding BolA family protein, producing the protein MLPTPKQIEDYIQQGVACTYLQVEGDGQHFFATIVSPDFEGKRLIQRHQLVYAAMGDRMKAEVHALSIKAFTPEEFAKNTAA; encoded by the coding sequence ATGTTGCCAACCCCAAAACAAATTGAGGACTATATCCAGCAAGGAGTAGCCTGCACATACCTTCAGGTTGAGGGTGATGGACAACATTTTTTTGCCACCATTGTGAGTCCTGATTTTGAAGGCAAGCGCTTGATACAGCGTCATCAATTGGTCTATGCTGCCATGGGTGATCGTATGAAGGCTGAAGTGCATGCCTTATCAATTAAAGCATTTACCCCCGAAGAGTTTGCAAAAAACACCGCTGCTTAA
- the hisG gene encoding ATP phosphoribosyltransferase has product MKLTLALSKGRIFEETAQILSKIGIRPLEDPEKSRKLIIETSNPEVRLIIVRASDVPTYVQFGGADFGVAGLDVLMENGTDGLYVPFDLQIARCRMSVAVKEGFDYAAAVKQGSRLKVATKYVNCAREHFANKGVHIDTIHLYGSMELAPLVGLADAIVDLVSTGNTLRANGLVEVEQIADISARLVVNQASYKRKRAQLQPFFELLK; this is encoded by the coding sequence ATGAAGTTAACTTTAGCCCTTTCGAAGGGGCGCATCTTCGAAGAAACCGCCCAGATCTTATCTAAGATCGGCATTCGTCCGCTGGAAGATCCTGAAAAGTCACGCAAACTCATTATTGAGACCTCCAATCCTGAAGTACGCCTCATTATTGTGCGTGCTTCGGACGTTCCTACCTATGTTCAATTTGGTGGCGCCGATTTTGGTGTAGCTGGTCTGGATGTATTGATGGAGAACGGCACGGATGGTTTGTATGTACCCTTCGATCTTCAGATTGCTCGATGCCGCATGTCTGTTGCTGTCAAAGAAGGATTTGATTACGCTGCCGCAGTCAAACAAGGCTCTCGCTTAAAAGTGGCAACCAAGTATGTCAACTGTGCACGAGAGCACTTTGCAAATAAGGGCGTACATATTGATACGATCCACTTATACGGTTCTATGGAGTTAGCCCCACTAGTGGGTTTGGCCGATGCGATCGTGGATCTGGTTTCTACCGGCAATACCTTGCGAGCAAATGGCTTAGTTGAAGTCGAACAGATTGCCGATATTAGTGCGCGCCTGGTTGTGAATCAAGCTTCTTATAAACGTAAGCGTGCGCAATTGCAGCCATTTTTTGAGCTTCTAAAATAA
- a CDS encoding MlaA family lipoprotein, giving the protein MYLLAKLKHIILLGLITTMVGCASIPAGVAPSPNDPWEPFNRSVFEFNEGLDSYVLKPVVKGYRFVLPEFVRDGIYNFFSNYSDIYTALQNLLQGKPSLAFSDLMRVVVNTTFGLGGLIDMATPGGLPKHKEDWGQTFGVWGLPSGPYVVLPFFGPSTVRDTLGTAADLESDYLFAYVKDIGLRNSITGLRVVNARNTYYEAGDLLDGAAIDKYSFVRDAYIQRREYQINESRDDDESVIPIYQNPYE; this is encoded by the coding sequence ATGTATTTACTAGCAAAGCTTAAGCATATTATTTTGCTTGGTCTGATTACGACCATGGTGGGTTGTGCGTCTATTCCTGCTGGCGTTGCACCTTCTCCTAATGACCCTTGGGAGCCTTTTAATCGTTCTGTATTTGAGTTTAATGAGGGCTTGGACTCGTATGTTCTCAAGCCCGTGGTAAAGGGTTATCGCTTTGTTTTGCCAGAATTTGTGCGTGATGGAATATATAACTTCTTCAGCAATTACAGCGACATCTACACTGCTTTGCAAAACTTGCTTCAAGGTAAACCAAGTTTGGCCTTTAGTGATCTCATGCGCGTAGTTGTCAATACCACCTTTGGTTTAGGTGGCTTGATTGATATGGCAACACCTGGCGGTCTACCAAAACACAAAGAGGATTGGGGTCAAACCTTTGGTGTCTGGGGTCTTCCCTCTGGCCCTTATGTTGTTTTGCCATTTTTTGGCCCAAGCACTGTACGCGATACCTTGGGAACAGCAGCCGATCTGGAGTCAGACTATCTATTTGCTTACGTTAAAGATATTGGCTTACGGAATAGTATTACTGGCTTACGGGTAGTCAATGCACGTAATACCTATTACGAGGCAGGTGACTTATTAGATGGCGCGGCTATTGATAAGTACAGCTTTGTGCGGGATGCGTATATTCAGCGGCGTGAGTATCAAATCAATGAATCGCGCGATGATGACGAGTCGGTGATCCCCATTTATCAAAATCCTTACGAATAG
- the murA gene encoding UDP-N-acetylglucosamine 1-carboxyvinyltransferase produces the protein MDKLRMLGGTPLKGEVLIAGAKNAALPILCACLLTDQPISLRNVPDLQDVRTMLKLLQEIGVTVSFPDASNRNHVVLSAANIKSSEATYEMVKTMRASILVLGPLLARMHSAKVSLPGGCAIGARPVDQHIKGLKAMGATINIKGGYIQAATQSPDGRLQGASILTDMITVTGTENLLMAATLASGITILENAAREPEVGDLADLLVKMGAKITGIGSDRLVIEGVEKLHSAEHAVIADRIEAGTFLCAVAAAGGEVLVKHCRPDTLDAVLVKLKEAGLKMEVGPDWIKASMTGRPKAVNFRTSEYPAFPTDMQAQLMAVNAIASGTSTITETIFENRFMHVQELNRLGADIAIEGNTAIAQGVEKLSGAVVMATDLRASASLVIAGLAAQGETQVDRIYHLDRGYDRMEQKLTLLGANIQRVK, from the coding sequence ATGGATAAATTACGGATGTTGGGTGGCACGCCACTCAAGGGAGAGGTACTGATTGCTGGGGCTAAAAATGCTGCATTACCAATTTTGTGCGCCTGCCTCTTAACAGATCAACCTATTTCACTGCGCAATGTGCCAGATTTACAAGATGTGCGCACGATGCTCAAGTTGTTGCAAGAAATTGGTGTCACTGTATCTTTTCCGGATGCGAGTAATCGCAATCATGTAGTTCTTAGTGCAGCAAATATTAAAAGCTCAGAAGCAACCTACGAGATGGTAAAAACCATGCGCGCTTCTATTCTGGTGTTAGGCCCTCTTTTGGCCAGAATGCATAGTGCAAAAGTGTCTTTGCCTGGGGGATGCGCTATTGGCGCGCGTCCAGTCGATCAGCATATTAAAGGCCTTAAGGCGATGGGTGCCACGATTAACATTAAGGGTGGCTATATTCAAGCAGCGACCCAGTCACCCGATGGTCGTTTGCAAGGTGCCTCGATTTTGACCGATATGATTACTGTCACGGGCACTGAAAATTTATTGATGGCAGCTACCCTGGCATCCGGCATAACGATTTTAGAAAATGCTGCCCGCGAACCTGAAGTGGGTGACTTAGCTGATCTGTTGGTGAAGATGGGTGCAAAGATCACCGGAATTGGTAGTGATCGACTGGTGATTGAGGGGGTTGAAAAACTTCATAGTGCTGAGCATGCGGTGATTGCTGATCGTATTGAGGCAGGCACTTTCCTATGTGCAGTTGCCGCCGCCGGGGGTGAGGTCTTGGTAAAACATTGCCGCCCAGATACATTAGATGCGGTCCTAGTCAAGCTGAAGGAGGCTGGTCTAAAGATGGAAGTAGGACCTGACTGGATCAAGGCTTCCATGACAGGCCGCCCTAAGGCAGTCAATTTTCGTACTTCTGAATACCCTGCCTTTCCAACAGATATGCAGGCACAACTCATGGCAGTCAATGCCATTGCTTCAGGCACTTCTACAATTACCGAAACCATCTTTGAAAATCGCTTTATGCATGTTCAAGAGCTCAACCGCTTAGGGGCAGATATCGCGATTGAGGGCAATACCGCTATTGCTCAGGGAGTCGAAAAGCTTTCTGGGGCAGTGGTGATGGCGACCGATTTGCGCGCATCTGCTAGTTTGGTGATTGCGGGCTTAGCTGCTCAAGGTGAAACCCAGGTAGACCGGATTTATCACTTAGATCGTGGATATGACCGCATGGAGCAAAAGTTGACCTTATTAGGGGCCAACATTCAGCGAGTGAAGTAA
- the mlaD gene encoding outer membrane lipid asymmetry maintenance protein MlaD, whose protein sequence is MRKSAIDIWVGVFVAIGLLAALFLALKVGNMNAVSFTPTYKISARFDNIGGLKPRAPVKSAGVVVGRIANISFDDKTYQATVVMTIEEGYQFPKDSAAKILTSGLLGEQYIGLEAGGSDAMLVAGDRITQTQSAVVLENLISQFLYNKAADSGQDKGQDKGASK, encoded by the coding sequence ATGAGAAAAAGTGCAATTGATATTTGGGTCGGCGTCTTTGTAGCCATTGGCTTATTAGCCGCTTTATTTTTGGCTTTAAAAGTCGGCAATATGAATGCCGTTTCGTTTACGCCAACTTACAAAATTTCAGCGCGTTTTGACAATATTGGCGGACTAAAGCCACGTGCCCCTGTAAAAAGTGCGGGAGTAGTGGTTGGACGTATTGCCAACATTTCTTTTGATGACAAGACCTATCAGGCAACGGTAGTCATGACGATTGAAGAAGGTTATCAGTTCCCCAAGGATTCGGCCGCTAAGATTTTGACTTCGGGACTGCTGGGCGAGCAATATATTGGGCTGGAGGCAGGTGGCTCAGATGCTATGTTAGTCGCTGGCGATAGGATTACTCAAACGCAGTCAGCAGTTGTTTTAGAAAACCTCATTAGCCAATTCTTGTACAACAAGGCTGCTGATAGCGGACAAGATAAAGGCCAAGATAAGGGCGCGTCAAAATAA
- a CDS encoding ABC transporter ATP-binding protein, which yields MHSAISIKHISKNYGALQALDQVSLSIEQGEFFGLLGPNGAGKTTLISILAGLVTTDQGTAAIMGADVQANFREARRMLGVVPQELVFDPFFTVRETLQFQSGYFGIRNNDSWIEEIMTNLDLTSKADSNMRALSGGMKRRVLVAQALVHRPPVIILDEPTAGVDVELRQSLWQFISRLNQDGHTIVLTTHYLEEAEALCQRIAMLKQGKIVALDTTANLLSQYGSVKKDGEGKTDLEDVFVNIMSGSPK from the coding sequence ATGCACTCTGCGATCTCGATTAAACACATATCAAAAAACTATGGTGCGCTTCAAGCACTAGATCAGGTTTCCTTGTCAATTGAACAGGGTGAGTTTTTTGGTTTACTAGGTCCTAATGGGGCAGGTAAAACAACCCTCATTTCTATATTGGCGGGTTTAGTAACTACGGATCAGGGTACCGCCGCGATTATGGGCGCTGATGTGCAAGCCAATTTTCGTGAGGCACGCCGAATGTTGGGAGTAGTGCCGCAAGAGTTGGTATTTGACCCCTTTTTTACTGTGCGAGAAACCCTCCAATTTCAGTCAGGCTATTTTGGCATTCGCAATAATGATTCCTGGATCGAAGAGATTATGACTAACCTCGATCTCACTTCAAAGGCAGATAGTAATATGCGCGCCTTATCAGGCGGAATGAAACGGCGCGTACTGGTTGCCCAAGCGCTGGTGCATAGACCACCAGTGATCATCTTAGATGAGCCAACAGCAGGAGTAGATGTCGAGTTACGTCAATCCCTTTGGCAATTTATTAGTCGTCTAAATCAAGATGGCCATACGATTGTATTAACAACGCACTATCTGGAAGAGGCTGAAGCACTATGCCAGCGGATTGCGATGCTCAAGCAAGGCAAGATTGTTGCGCTAGATACTACGGCCAATTTGTTGAGTCAGTATGGCTCTGTCAAAAAAGATGGTGAAGGTAAAACAGACTTAGAAGATGTCTTCGTGAATATTATGTCGGGAAGCCCTAAGTGA
- a CDS encoding MlaC/ttg2D family ABC transporter substrate-binding protein, with product MKSNKTIQQYCLALCAGFFLMSASVSAQTVDQSTPDGLIKAVVSDVMASVKSDPEIQKGNVPRIVDLVEKKIVPYTDMRRTTEMAMGPNWKKASPEQQAQLVSEFKSLLIRTYSGALSQLRDQTIQFKPLRAAPDDKEVVVRTVVIGRGDPIPLDYRLEKTPSGWRVYDINIMGAWLIEAYRNQFANQISQNGIEGLVKFLQDRNKQLAAAKPTN from the coding sequence ATGAAAAGCAACAAAACTATTCAACAATACTGCCTCGCCTTGTGCGCTGGCTTTTTCTTGATGTCTGCCAGTGTCAGTGCACAAACAGTGGATCAGTCAACGCCAGATGGCCTGATTAAAGCGGTAGTTTCTGATGTGATGGCATCAGTCAAGTCTGATCCTGAGATTCAGAAGGGGAATGTCCCTCGCATTGTAGATTTGGTCGAAAAGAAAATTGTTCCCTATACCGATATGCGTCGCACGACAGAGATGGCGATGGGGCCTAATTGGAAAAAGGCAAGTCCAGAACAACAGGCGCAGCTAGTCAGTGAATTTAAGAGTTTATTAATTCGTACTTATTCTGGAGCATTAAGCCAGCTGAGAGATCAAACAATTCAATTCAAGCCCCTGCGGGCTGCTCCCGATGATAAAGAAGTAGTGGTCAGAACAGTCGTGATTGGTCGAGGGGATCCTATCCCGCTAGATTACCGCTTAGAGAAAACTCCCAGTGGTTGGAGGGTCTATGACATCAACATTATGGGCGCTTGGTTGATAGAGGCTTATCGCAATCAGTTCGCCAATCAGATTAGTCAGAACGGCATTGAGGGCTTAGTGAAGTTTTTGCAGGATCGCAATAAACAATTAGCTGCTGCAAAGCCCACTAATTAA
- the hisD gene encoding histidinol dehydrogenase: MSSLSLPMADDDAIDAAVVKILAQVKERGDTAVLEFTKQFDRLSVDSVSQLEISSQELEKAYQSLPAEQKNALDIAAQRVRAYHEQQKIEAGCHSWEYTEADGTRLGQKVTPLDRVGIYVPGGKAAYPSSVLMNAIPAKVAGVSEVIMVVPTPDGARNPLVLAAAYLAGVDRVFTIGGAQAVGALAYGTKTIPSVDKIVGPGNAYVAAAKRRVFGTVGIDMIAGPSEILILCDGTSHSDWIAMDLFSQAEHDELAQSILLCPDAAFIEQVQASINKLLPEMPRKKVIEASLTNRALLIQVQDMAEACEIANDIAAEHLEICATNPRQWSELIRHAGAIFMGNYTSESLGDYCAGPNHVLPTARTARFSSPLGVYDFIKRSSMIEVSEAGAQTLGAVASTLAHGEGLQAHARAAEMRLKK; encoded by the coding sequence ATGTCTAGCCTGTCTTTGCCGATGGCGGATGACGATGCTATTGATGCTGCAGTGGTTAAGATCTTGGCGCAAGTAAAAGAGCGTGGCGATACTGCTGTCCTTGAGTTCACAAAACAATTTGATCGTTTAAGTGTGGATAGTGTTTCTCAATTAGAGATTTCTAGCCAAGAGCTAGAGAAGGCTTATCAGAGCTTACCGGCAGAACAAAAAAATGCATTGGATATCGCTGCACAACGGGTGCGCGCTTATCACGAGCAGCAAAAAATAGAAGCGGGTTGCCATTCTTGGGAATACACCGAGGCTGATGGCACGCGCTTGGGTCAGAAGGTTACCCCTTTAGATCGAGTAGGGATCTATGTGCCCGGTGGCAAGGCAGCCTATCCATCATCAGTATTAATGAATGCCATTCCAGCAAAGGTCGCTGGGGTTAGTGAAGTCATCATGGTTGTGCCTACACCAGATGGTGCACGTAACCCACTCGTACTTGCGGCAGCTTATTTAGCGGGCGTAGATAGAGTCTTTACGATTGGCGGGGCACAGGCTGTGGGTGCATTAGCCTATGGTACAAAAACAATTCCTTCGGTTGATAAGATTGTGGGTCCTGGTAATGCCTATGTAGCAGCAGCCAAGCGAAGAGTATTTGGTACGGTAGGCATCGATATGATTGCTGGTCCTTCAGAAATCTTGATCTTGTGTGATGGCACTAGTCATTCAGATTGGATTGCGATGGATCTATTTTCTCAAGCGGAGCATGATGAGTTAGCACAATCTATTTTGCTTTGCCCGGATGCTGCTTTTATTGAGCAAGTGCAAGCAAGCATTAATAAACTATTGCCAGAGATGCCCAGAAAGAAAGTGATTGAAGCATCACTTACCAATCGTGCTCTATTGATACAAGTACAGGATATGGCAGAAGCTTGTGAGATTGCTAACGATATCGCCGCTGAGCATTTAGAAATTTGCGCTACTAATCCACGTCAATGGTCGGAATTGATTCGTCATGCGGGTGCGATCTTTATGGGAAATTACACTAGTGAGTCATTAGGTGATTACTGTGCTGGCCCTAATCACGTATTACCCACCGCGCGTACTGCACGCTTCTCATCACCATTAGGTGTTTATGATTTTATAAAACGCTCGAGCATGATTGAAGTCAGTGAAGCAGGGGCGCAAACACTAGGTGCAGTAGCAAGTACACTTGCGCACGGTGAGGGCTTGCAGGCCCATGCGCGGGCAGCGGAGATGCGGCTCAAGAAGTAA
- a CDS encoding ABC transporter permease: MIYGSGFPTLLRKEIKRFYKVGFQTVAAPVLTAILYLMIFGHVLEGKEVYGRLSYTTFLIPGLVMMSVLQNAFANTSSSLIQSKVTGNLVFVLLAPFSHLEFYAAYVLAAVFRGVMVGLGVLAITAWYAPPAFEYPLWILTFAFLGAAILGSMGLIAGIWADKYDQLAAFQNFIIMPATMLSGVFYSIHSLPVAWQTVSHFNPFFYMIDGFRYGFFGVSDISPWNSLAIVVSFFILVSVVALRLLQKGYKLRN, from the coding sequence ATGATCTACGGTAGCGGTTTCCCCACCTTGCTCCGTAAAGAAATTAAGCGTTTTTATAAAGTAGGTTTTCAGACGGTGGCAGCCCCAGTGCTCACTGCTATTTTGTATCTGATGATTTTTGGTCATGTACTAGAGGGTAAAGAAGTATATGGACGCTTGAGCTACACCACCTTTTTGATTCCTGGTCTGGTCATGATGAGCGTATTGCAAAATGCTTTTGCGAATACTTCCTCATCCTTGATTCAGTCTAAGGTAACCGGTAATTTAGTGTTTGTATTACTGGCACCGTTTAGTCATCTGGAGTTTTATGCTGCCTATGTTCTCGCAGCGGTGTTTCGTGGTGTCATGGTTGGTCTAGGCGTCTTGGCGATCACTGCCTGGTATGCCCCACCTGCATTTGAGTACCCTCTATGGATATTGACATTTGCTTTTCTGGGCGCTGCTATTTTAGGAAGCATGGGTTTAATTGCCGGTATTTGGGCTGATAAATACGATCAGCTAGCCGCTTTCCAGAATTTCATCATCATGCCGGCAACGATGCTATCGGGGGTGTTTTATTCTATTCATTCCTTACCAGTCGCGTGGCAAACAGTTTCGCATTTCAATCCATTTTTCTACATGATCGATGGATTCCGTTATGGCTTCTTTGGTGTATCGGATATCTCGCCTTGGAATAGTTTGGCGATTGTAGTCAGCTTCTTTATTCTCGTTTCTGTAGTTGCTTTGCGTTTATTACAAAAAGGCTATAAGTTAAGAAATTAG